In the Podospora bellae-mahoneyi strain CBS 112042 chromosome 4, whole genome shotgun sequence genome, one interval contains:
- the mns1B_1 gene encoding Mannosyl-oligosaccharide alpha-1,2-mannosidase 1B (EggNog:ENOG503NUBI; CAZy:GH47; COG:G), with product MRILYGVAAFLAASHSVVVVVVVAAAETPQQRQYMAWPSTEPASANQKLPSYRHPKYRPDRKRANAVKQAFRISWDGYYKHAFPHDSLRPVSNSFEDDRNGWGASAVDAFSTALIMGEHKIIDQILRYIPDINFNHTDSEVSLFETTIRYLGGLLSAYDLLTGPLKPRFDYSTHQTSLILHQAVRLADNLKVAFDTPTGIPDNDLFFSPPRKKGSTSNGLATAGTLVLEWTRLSDLTGDPQYARLAQKAEKYLLHPKNPAMGEPFPGLLGSSLNLDTGLFEDGAGGWGGGTDSFYEYLIKMYVYDPSRFSVYRDRWVLAADSSIRYLTSHPTTRPDLTFLAMWRNRTLHYFSEHLACFSGGNFILGGLTLDSPAYLGLGLDLVAGCRATYTGTLTGIGPEIFQWQDNTAPLNASNNSPPPAHQKLMYSRAGFWVTNGGYQLRPEVIESYYYAYRATGHQKYQEWVWEAFLAVNATCRVGSGYSSLMDVNLPEGGGWTDFQESFWFAEVMKYAYLVFAEEAPWQVKAGLENRFVFNTEAHPIRVAGGTEKYGGWRG from the coding sequence ATGCGTATCCTCTATGGAGTGGCCGCCTTTCTGGCGGCAAGCCACTccgttgtggtggtggtggtggtggctgctgcagaaacaccacaacaacgacaatATATGGCCTGGCCCTCAACGGAGCCAGCATCAGCAAACCAGAAGCTCCCATCTTATCGGCACCCAAAGTACCGCCCTGACCGCAAGAGGGCGAATGCTGTCAAGCAGGCTTTCAGGATTTCGTGGGATGGTTACTACAAGCATGCGTTTCCTCATGATTCGCTGAGGCCCGTGTCGAATTCGTTCGAGGATGACAGGAACGGATGGGGAGCCAGTGCTGTCGACGCCTTCAGCACGGCGTTGATCATGGGGGAACACAAGATCATTGACCAGATCTTGCGCTACATCCCCGacatcaacttcaaccacACCGACAGTGAGGTGTCGTTGTTTGAGACGACGATTCGATATCTAGGTGGGCTGTTATCTGCCTacgacctcctcaccggcccCCTGAAACCCCGTTTCGACTACAGCACCCACcaaacctccctcatcctccaccaggCTGTCCGCCTGGCCGACAACCTCAAAGTCGCCTTCGACACCCCGACCGGAATCCCCGACAACgacctcttcttttcccccccTCGCAAAAAGGGCTCAACCTCCAACGGCCTCGCCACAGCCGGAACCCTGGTCCTCGAATGGACCCGCCTCTCCGACCTCACCGGTGACCCTCAATACGCCCGCCTGGCCCAAAAGGCAGAAAAgtacctcctccaccccaaaaacccAGCCATGGGGGAACCCTTCCCcggcctcctcggctcctccctcaacctcgacaccGGCCTCTTTGAAGACGGTGCCGGCGGCTGGGGCGGCGGCACAGATAGCTTCTACGAATACCTCATCAAGATGTACGTCTACGACCCCTCCCGCTTTTCCGTCTATCGCGACCGCTGGGTGTTGGCGGCCGACAGCTCCATCCGGTATCTGAcatcccaccccaccacccggcCCGACCTAACCTTCCTCGCCATGTGGCGCAACCGCACCCTGCACTACTTCTCCGAGCACCTCGCCTGCTTCAGCGGGGGAAACTTCATCCTCGGCGGCCTGACCCTCGACTCCCCAGCCtacctcggcctcggcctcgacctcGTCGCCGGGTGCAGAGCAACCTATACCGGCACCCTCACGGGAATAGGACCGGAAATCTTCCAATGGCAGGATAACACCGCCCCCCTGAACGCAAGCAAcaactcccctcccccggcccATCAGAAACTCATGTACAGCCGGGCTGGGTTCTGGGTTACGAACGGGGGGTATCAGCTGCGTCCTGAGGTGATTGAGAGCTATTACTACGCCTACCGGGCGACTGGCCATCAGAAATATCAGgagtgggtttgggaggcgTTTTTGGCTGTGAATGCCACGTGCAGGGTCGGGAGCGGGTATAGTAGTTTGATGGATGTCAACTTGccggaggggggtgggtggacGGATTTTCAGGAGAGTTTTTGGTTTGCGGAGGTGATGAAGTATGCTTATTTGGTctttgcggaggaggcgccgTGGCAGGTGAAGGCCGGGCTTGAGAATCGGTTTGTGTTTAATACCGAGGCGCATCCGATCAGGGTCGCGGGCGGAACAGAGAAGTatggggggtggagggggtaa
- the ERG27 gene encoding 3-keto-steroid reductase (EggNog:ENOG503NWKM; COG:I; BUSCO:EOG09262SR7) codes for MVPPPWDRAPEKDTLFVLVTGANSGIGFGICQRLIDDYLSTRSLTSHLILIPTTRSAKKSQETVTALRAHTQQFAESSPALRSRTGQNYDPHQATRRIHILSVQLDLCNLPTITAAADQLLHGTFSSSPSTSPDFESLEDVKIPRLDSIIFNAGIGSWYGLNWGKVAHNILTKGIVSATTWPTFKGGNSGQTIAPVPGSKETMGEVFCANVFGHYLFAQKLVPLLSRPKPSALPPGRIIWESSIDADWDTFSLEDFQALKTEAAYESTKRLTDVLALTSSLPTSKPYVDQYFSVAEDETPPKMYLAHPGIVQTTLFPLNAFMFFWYQVVLYLVRWLGSPWHPITGYNGSMAPAWLALQEQEVLDSERAERVKWGSAADRWGNVYVRKTEVDGWGWEGRVEDVEELKEKGLLSGRKGGMEMVKEERLVEFKELGGRVWKRLEELRGEWERKV; via the exons ATGGTACCACCACCTTGGGACCGAGCTCCTGAAAAGGACACTTTATTTGTCCTGGTGACAGGTGCCAACAG CGGCATCGGCTTCGGCATCTGTCAACGCCTCATCGACGATTACCTCTCCACCCGCTCTCTGACCtcccacctcatcctcattcCCACCACCCGCTCGGCCAAAAAGTCCCAAGAAACCGTCACCGCCCTCCGCGCCCACACCCAACAGTTCGCCGAgtcctcccccgccctccgcTCCCGCACCGGCCAAAACTACGACCCCCACCAAGCCACCCGCCGCATTCACATCCTCTCGGTCCAACTCGACCTCtgcaacctccccaccatcaccgccgccgccgaccagctcctccatggcaccttctcctcctccccctccacatcccccgaCTTTGAATCCCTGGAAGACGTCAAGATCCCCCGGTTGGACTCCATAATCTTCAACGCCGGCATCGGCAGCTGGTACGGTCTCAACTGGGGAAAAGTCGCCCACAACATCCTCACCAAGGGCATCgtctcagcaacaacatggcCGACCTTCAAGGGGGGCAACTCGGGCCAAACCATCGCCCCCGTCCCGGGGAGCAAGGAGACAATGGGAGAAGTCTTTTGCGCAAACGTCTTTGGCCACTACCTCTTTGCGCAGAAACTGGTCCCCTTGCTCTCCCGCCCCAAGCCATCCGCCCTGCCCCCCGGAAGAATCATCTGGGAGAGCAGCATCGACGCAGACTGGGACACCTTTTCCCTGGAAGATTTTCAAGCCCTTAAAACCGAGGCCGCCTACGAGTCGACCAAACGACTGACTGACGTTTTGGCGCTGACGTCGTCCCTCCCGACGTCGAAACCGTACGTTGATCAATATTTTTCTGTGGCGGAAGACGAGACGCCACCCAAGATGTACCTAGCGCATCCGGGCATCGTCCAGACGACGCTTTTTCCGCTCAACGCATTCATGTTTTTTTGGTATCAGGTTGTGCTTTATCTGGTAAGGTGGCTGGGTTCGCCGTGGCATCCGATCACGGGGTACAACGGGAGTATGGCGCCTGCTTGGCTGGCGctgcaggagcaggaggtgTTGGATAGTGAGCGGGCCGAGAGGGTCAAGTGGGGGAGTGCGGCGGATCGGTGGGGGAATGTGTATGTCAGGAAGAcggaggtggatgggtgggggtgggaggggagggtggaagatgttgaagagttgaaggagaaggggttaTTGAGTGGacggaagggggggatggagatggtcaaagaggagaggttggtggaaTTCAAGGAGTTGGGTGGAAGGGtgtggaagaggttggaggagttgaggggggagtgggagaggaaggtttGA
- a CDS encoding hypothetical protein (EggNog:ENOG503P21T) has product MMPSKVLIFTGAPESSTLDWESGLLSAFSDPIARFAGITTDSQQPRPAIEDHAAWRSLTLERTDIPHDRQKQVALDPCYDESADFLPGTGTDFFTTVYTASFVSTRNGESQSQFQSRAESQNHALSQLYEHSIAIHQEMPSSHLVNHHSQSDQSDSCVSNETTSFLSDGPSQHEPARGPLPFRGDSHLTDLKDIPPASCLTKIMPQTASVNLIAGIISVARPRVVNTRWGSKHLVEILVGDETRAGFTVTYWLPSDDVEKSCLAGLRPGDIVLMQNIGLNVFLKKVYGSSLRKDLSKVHLLYRVKLDSQESGGHYAASDLASTTNRHPQLDKTRQVRDWVLNFVGSGARHQGKSKNKPANPKRRWERPPDDDSQLP; this is encoded by the coding sequence ATGATGCCGTCAAAAGTCCTGATCTTTACTGGCGCTCCCGAGAGTAGCACGCTTGATTGGGAATCCGGGCTGCTGTCAGCCTTTTCCGATCCGATTGCCCGGTTTGCAGGAATCACAACAGACAGCCAACAGCCTCGTCCAGCAATCGAGGATCACGCTGCCTGGAGGTCGTTGACACTGGAGAGGACTGATATCCCACACGACCGCCAGAAGCAGGTCGCTCTTGACCCCTGCTACGATGAATCAGCAGACTTTCTTCCAGGGACGGGAACCGACTTCTTCACAACAGTATATACTGCCTCTTTCGTATCGACCAGAAACGGAGAATCTCAATCTCAGTTTCAGTCTCGGGCCGAGTCCCAGAACCATGCGTTGTCACAGCTCTACGAGCACTCAATAGCAATCCATCAGGAAATGCCCTCTTCCCACCTTGTCAATCACCACAGCCAAAGCGACCAGTCAGACTCTTGTGTCAGCAACGAGACTACCTCTTTTCTGTCTGATGGCCCCAGCCAACACGAGCCTGCGAGGGGGCCGTTGCCTTTTCGGGGAGATTCTCACCTCACCGACCTGAAAGATATCCCACCAGCCTCGTGTCTTACCAAGATCATGCCGCAGACCGCGAGCGTCAACTTGATTGCAGGCATCATCTCGGTTGCCCGGCCTCGAGTTGTCAACACCCGATGGGGCTCAAAGCATCTGGTAGAGAttttggttggtgatgagaccAGAGCTGGTTTCACCGTTACCTACTGGCTACCATcagatgatgttgagaaaaGCTGCCTTGCCGGACTGCGGCCCGGAGACATTGTCCTAATGCAGAACATTGGGCTGAATGTTTTTCTGAAAAAGGTCTATGGGTCCAGTCTCCGCAAGGATCTCTCCAAGGTCCACCTTCTCTACCGCGTGAAACTCGACTCCCAAGAGAGCGGCGGCCACTACGCAGCATCGGATCTGGCGTCCACCACCAATCGGCATCCCCAGCTGGACAAGACACGCCAGGTTCGAGATTGGGTTCTGAACTTTGTCGGTAGTGGTGCCCGGCACCAGGGCAAGTCCAAGAACAAGCCGGCCAACCCCAAGCGTCGTTGGGAACGACCACCAGACGACGATAGCCAGCTGCCTTAG